GAAGCCATGTACTATCTGGGCACGCTGCAATTGCAGCGCGGGGATCTGGATCAGAGCATCACCAATTTTCTCAAAGTCACTCAGTTACAGCCCGAGTTGCCAGACGTACACAATAATTTAGGCGTTGCTTACCATGCTGCCGGCAAGTGGCAGGAGTCGGGCCAGTCGTTTGAGCAGGCACTGCGGATCAATCCTCATTATGAGCGTGCTTATTTCAACCTGGGTTCATTATTAGAGAGCCGCGGTTTATTCACCGAAGCGGTCAAGTGCTATCGAAAATCGTATGACTTAAACAGAGAGAACCTGGAAACGTATCAGAAGGTCGCCGACGTGCTCAAGTTGGCAGGAGACTGGGCAGAGGCGGCAGCAATCTATCGAGAATTGTTGGAAAAAGTCCCCGAGGATTTTAATCTGGCGATGAAACTGGCTTACGTGCTGGTATTGCAACGCCAGTATCGCGACGCGATTCAATTATATGAGTCGATGTTAGAGACGCATCCGGAACATTATCAGATCCTGGTGAGTCTGAGCTATGCGTATGAATCGATGGGAAATATCGAAGCTGCCATTCAGTCTGCCGAACGCTCGATTCAAGCGGCGCCGGTCCAGCCCGAAGGATATAACAATCTGGGGAATGCGCTCAAATTGAAGCATGATGTTGAAGGAGCCTGCGAAAATTTCAAGAAAGCGCTCAGCCTGCGTCCCGACTTTGCGATGGCGGAGTTCAATCTGGCGACAACCTATATGTTGAATGGGGATCTGGCAGCTGGCTGGCGGGGCTATGAACGACGAGCCGATATTGGACCGGCACCACGCATTGTATTTTCGGGACCACGCTGGCAGGGAGAGCCCTTAGCCGGAAAAACGATTTTTCTCTGGTGCGAACAGGGATTTGGAGACACGTTTTTGTTTGTGCGGTTTGCGATGGAATTGAAGCGAAAGGGAGCCGCGAAGGTGCTGTTGCTCTGTCAGACCGAGCTTGCGGCGCTGCTGCGATCGATTCCCGAGATCGACCAGATTCTGATTGAGGGAGATGAAATTCCCGAGCATGACTATCAGTCGGCGTTATTGAGCGTTCCCCTTTTTCTGGAAACCACTCAGGAAACGATTCCCGTCGATGTGCCCTTTGTTGTGCCCCCCGTTGAGCGGCAGCAGTCTTGGCATGATTTCCTGTCTGGTTATGCGGGCAAGAAGATTGGTTTGAACTGGAGCGGCAATCTCAATTTTCCCAAGGATGAGTTTCGCTCGATACCATTAGAGACGTTTTTGCCTTTAGGTGAACTTCCGGGCGTACAACTTGTCAGCCTGCAGCAGGTCAATGGACTGGACCAGATTGAGGCTCTACAGGCATCCTGGAACCTGTTGCAGCCCGGGGCAGAGTACGGGGCCGAAACTGGTAACTTTACCGAGGTCGCTGCTTTGATTCAAAATCTGGATCTTGTGATTACCAGTGATACGGCGGTGGCGCATCTGGCTGGTTGTTTAGGTGTTCCAGTTTGGATTCTGGTCTCTCAGCTGCCTGAATGGCGGTGGCTGCTCGACCGAACAGACAGTCCCTGGTATCCGACGGCCCGCCTGTTTCGGCAGACACAACTGGGAGAATGGGAGCCTGTGATTGCAGAAGTGAAAGCAGCTTTGGAAGCATGAGTTCCCGGTCTGTGAGCCTGCGATTCTGCCGGAATCTGAAAAGGAGGACTAAACCTCTGCTTCTGTTCAGCAAGTTCTCGGTGTCTATCTAAGACGTTATCTGACCTGAGATTTCGTGTTCGCAATTTTTCCGGAATTGTGACGAGAGGCAATCGGTTATTCCGTTTGGGGTGATTATTGCTGAAGTCAGACAGATCGTCCAGGAATCATATCACATCGAAATTTGACGATGAATTCTTTTGAGGGTAAATTAAAGTTATCTCTCTCCCTGAAACTCCCCAGCATCATTTCTTAAGTCAGCACTTTTCTGCAAAGAGGTTGGGAACTCATTTCATGAATTCCTGACAGCTTCGATCAGTTTTCTAGTTTAGTACGTTTATAAAGAGCAGGTTCAATGGGGCAAATCTTAAGTGCATGCGAGAGAGAAGTCACGTCGCGCGATTCAGAAGAGTTCAGGGCACCGGAGTTTAAGTTTGACAAACGCGAAGCGTTTTTACGCGAAACAAAAAAATTTCCCTGCCTGCGACGGATTCCCGAACTGAATAAACTGGCGGATACAATTGTCGCCAGTTGGTATCTGGA
This genomic interval from Gimesia alba contains the following:
- a CDS encoding tetratricopeptide repeat protein, with product MVEIQEQLKTALSHHQSGELDQAETIYQSVLKSDGQNWEAMYYLGTLQLQRGDLDQSITNFLKVTQLQPELPDVHNNLGVAYHAAGKWQESGQSFEQALRINPHYERAYFNLGSLLESRGLFTEAVKCYRKSYDLNRENLETYQKVADVLKLAGDWAEAAAIYRELLEKVPEDFNLAMKLAYVLVLQRQYRDAIQLYESMLETHPEHYQILVSLSYAYESMGNIEAAIQSAERSIQAAPVQPEGYNNLGNALKLKHDVEGACENFKKALSLRPDFAMAEFNLATTYMLNGDLAAGWRGYERRADIGPAPRIVFSGPRWQGEPLAGKTIFLWCEQGFGDTFLFVRFAMELKRKGAAKVLLLCQTELAALLRSIPEIDQILIEGDEIPEHDYQSALLSVPLFLETTQETIPVDVPFVVPPVERQQSWHDFLSGYAGKKIGLNWSGNLNFPKDEFRSIPLETFLPLGELPGVQLVSLQQVNGLDQIEALQASWNLLQPGAEYGAETGNFTEVAALIQNLDLVITSDTAVAHLAGCLGVPVWILVSQLPEWRWLLDRTDSPWYPTARLFRQTQLGEWEPVIAEVKAALEA